Proteins from one Mauremys reevesii isolate NIE-2019 unplaced genomic scaffold, ASM1616193v1 Contig2, whole genome shotgun sequence genomic window:
- the RPS6KB2 gene encoding ribosomal protein S6 kinase beta-2 isoform X4, giving the protein MAGVFDIDLETEEGSDGDEPELGAEMDLELRGNGLEPVGHYEEIEISESSVNNGPERIGPHCFELLRVLGKGGYGKVFQVRKVQGTNAGKIFAMKVLKKAKIACNAKDTAHTKAERNILEAIKHPFIVDLIYAFQTGGKLYLILECLSGGELFMQLEREGIFLEDTACFYLSEITLALGHLHCNGIIYRDLKPENIMLNSQGHIKLTDFGLCKESIHEGAVTHTFCGTIEYMAPEILMRSGHNRAVDWWSLGALMYDMLTGSPPFTAENRKKTIDKILKGKLVLPPYLTPDARDLLKKFLKRNPSQRIGGGTGDAADVQQSDDDVSQFDTRFTRQTPVDSPDDASISESANQAFLGFTYVAPSVLESIKEGFSFQPKVRSPRRLNSSPRTPVSPLKFSPFEAFKPSLAVEPMELGLPLLPPQPEGTAPLPIKTPTGTKKQKGGRGRVASTWKIIWKAKSLKWGDWSQAGKQIPPV; this is encoded by the exons atggCCGGGGTGTTTGACATCGACCTGGAGACCGAGGAGGGGAGCGACGGGGACGAGCCCGAGCTGGGGGCG GAGATGGATTTGGAGCTGCGGGGGAATGGCCTGGA GCCGGTGGGGCACTATGAGGAGATCGAGATCTCAGAGAGCAGCGTCAACAATGGCCCTGAGCGCATCGGGCCCCACTGTTTCGAGCTGCTGCGCGTCCTAGGCAAGGGTGGCTACGGCAAG GTGTTCCAGGTACGGAAGGTGCAGGGGACCAACGCTGGGAAGATCTTTGCCATGAAAGTCCTGAAGAAG GCCAAAATCGCCTGCAACGCCAAGGACACGGCTCACACCAAGGCTGAGAGGAACATCCTGGAGGCCATCAAACACCCCTTCATCGTGGACCTGATCTACGCTTTCCAGACGGGTGGCAAGCTCTACCTCATCCTTGAGTGCTTGAGTG GTGGCGAGCTCTTCATGCAGCTGGAGCGTGAGGGCATTTTCCTGGAGGACACAGCATG CTTCTACCTGAGCGAGATCACGCTGGCCCTGGGCCACCTGCACTGCAACGGCATCATCTACCGGGACCTGAAGCCGGAGAACATCATGTTGAACAGCCAAG GACACATCAAGCTGACGGACTTCGGACTGTGCAAGGAGTCGATCCATGAGGGAGCCGTCACCCACACCTTCTGTGGGACCATTGAGTACAT GGCTCCAGAGATCCTGATGCGGAGCGGACACAACCGGGCCGTGGACTGGTGGAGCCTCGGGGCCTTGATGTACGACATGCTCACTGGATCG CCGCCCTTCACAGCTGAGAACCGGAAAAAAACCATCGACAAGATCCTCAAGGGGAAGTTGGTGCTGCCACCTTACCTGACCCCTGATGCCCGGGATCTACTCAAGAAG TTCCTCAAAAGAAACCCCAGCCAGAGGATTGGAGGCGGGACGGGCGATGCAGCTGATGTGCAG CAATCGGATGATGACGTCAGCCAGTTTGACACCCGCTTCACTCGTCAGACGCCCGTGGACAGCCCTGATGATGCCTCCATTAGTGAGAGTGCCAACCAGGCCTTCCTG GGCTTCACGTATGTGGCCCCGTCGGTGCTGGAGAGCATTAAGGAGGGCTTCTCCTTCCAGCCAAAGGTGCGCTCCCCTCGCCGCCTCAATAGCAGCCCCAGAACGCCCGTCAG CCCGTTGAAGTTCTCTCCCTTCGAGGCCTTCAAGCCCAGCCTGGCGGTGGAGCCAATGGAGCTAGGGCTGCCGCTGCTGCCGCCCCAACCAGAGGGCACGGCCCCCCTGCCCATCAAGACGCCGACAGGCACCAAGAAGCAGaaggggggccggggccgggtggCAAG CACCTGGAAGATCATTTGGAAAGCAAAGTCTTTGAAATggggagattggtcccaggctgggaagcaAATTCCCCCAGTGTAA